A genomic stretch from Telopea speciosissima isolate NSW1024214 ecotype Mountain lineage chromosome 7, Tspe_v1, whole genome shotgun sequence includes:
- the LOC122668872 gene encoding uncharacterized protein LOC122668872: MEDVQLNTNWEDVVCPICLDHPHNVVLLQCSSFEIGCRPFMCDTDHTHSNCLDRFKSANGMLATAKDHSISDPASTESTQPVTLHGNCRPACPLCRGEVTGWVVLEKARLHLNKKKRCCEEERCSFIGNYSELQKHAKLSHPHARPSKIDPARQLDWENFQQSSEIIDVLSTIHSEVPHGVVLGDYVIEYGEEETGGEFEDFPGDEGNWWTSCILYHVFDNFRNSRNRRRSRTSETRRGRRRSSYEASNSDEGSVTSVEIADYRVDETDDESVAASGSSRGSSNQRRSRRRHSRFYDS; this comes from the coding sequence ATGGAAGATGTCCAGCTGAATACCAATTGGGAAGATGTGGTTTGCCCTATTTGCTTAGATCACCCCCATAATGTGGTCCTCCTTCAATGTTCGTCTTTTGAGATCGGATGCCGCCCATTCATGTGCGACACAGACCACACACACTCAAACTGTCTTGATCGTTTCAAAAGTGCAAATGGGATGTTAGCAACTGCAAAGGACCATTCAATATCTGATCCAGCTTCCACTGAAAGCACACAGCCAGTTACATTGCATGGTAATTGCCGTCCAGCTTGTCCATTGTGTAGAGGGGAAGTAACAGGGTGGGTTGTCCTGGAAAAAGCTCGTCTGCATTTGAATAAGAAGAAGCGGTGCTGCGAAGAGGAACGCTGTTCATTCATTGGCAACTACTCAGAGCTCCAGAAGCATGCTAAACTCAGTCACCCTCATGCTCGTCCTTCAAAGATAGACCCTGCTCGGCAACTTGATTGGGAAAATTTCCAGCAGTCCTCTGAGATAATAGATGTTTTGAGCACTATCCATTCAGAAGTCCCTCATGGGGTGGTGCTGGGGGACTATGTGATCGAGtatggggaagaagaaacgggAGGTGAATTTGAGGACTTCCCTGGGGATGAAGGCAACTGGTGGACCTCATGCATCTTGTATCACGTGTTTGATAACTTTAGGAATTCAAGAAATAGAAGACGGTCAAGAACTAGTGAGACTAGGAGAGGACGTCGTAGGTCAAGCTATGAGGCTTCAAATTCTGACGAGGGCTCTGTGACATCTGTAGAAATTGCAGACTATAGAGTTGATGAGACCGATGATGAGTCTGTGGCTGCAAGTGGATCCTCTAGAGGGAGCTCTAATCAGCGCAG